The sequence ATAGGAATACACACCATCGTGCGACAGGGCTTGGCATTCATCATACCGGCCTTCCACTGTGGCATGGTCTTGAGCACACGCATCACTTCAGCATCGCAGGCAGGCTCCAGGGGCTGTACCACCTGCAGGTCGCTCAACGAGCCATCCTTGTTAACAACAAACTGTGCCACCACTCTGCCCTTGATTTTTTTCTGTTGGGCCGAGGGGGGATATTTCAGGTTCTGCGTGAGCCACTTCATAAACTCGACGGCACCACCAGGGAACTGCGGCAGGTCTTCAACCACGCGGAAGTCGATGGGTTCGTCGTACATATCCACTACCTGAGGCTTCTCTTCGGCAGCCTTCTCGGTGGGTTCTTCTTGTTCGGTCTCTTCCTGCAGGATGGGTTCGGGGGGTAGCTCCACATCATTATCCACCAAGTGTAGCTGCTCGCTCTCTTGTTTTTCAACTTTCTTTTCCTGAGGCATCATCATCGGCACTTCGTCCTTATCGCGCTTCAGGGGCGAGAGTTCCACCTCGGCTTCCAGACTGTC is a genomic window of Xylanibacter ruminicola 23 containing:
- a CDS encoding energy transducer TonB, yielding MEIKKSSEADLEQKRTQGFLLGLIVVLATLFVLLEWNSGDTGWALFDDDDSLEAEVELSPLKRDKDEVPMMMPQEKKVEKQESEQLHLVDNDVELPPEPILQEETEQEEPTEKAAEEKPQVVDMYDEPIDFRVVEDLPQFPGGAVEFMKWLTQNLKYPPSAQQKKIKGRVVAQFVVNKDGSLSDLQVVQPLEPACDAEVMRVLKTMPQWKAGMMNAKPCRTMVCIPIVFNL